The following are encoded in a window of Bacillus xiapuensis genomic DNA:
- a CDS encoding GAP family protein, translating to MGTDLLIYLGGLALLDTLSPTIIGVTLFLILTNKNHLTSRLFSYLFTVVLLYFSLGIVMMLGLHYIIEAFSNIFQNKVFSWIIFMIGIILFAASFFIPTNKKNNIPKPKNQSVSSIIFIGITTFLIEAGSAFPYFAAIGLLTTNDIPSYQWVPIIATYNIIMVLPALLIFLGYKLFGRWINSNLVNLHNKISSSSNSALSWIMCIVGLILIFNTLDYL from the coding sequence ATGGGAACAGATCTTTTGATTTATTTAGGTGGCCTAGCGCTATTAGACACATTGAGTCCCACAATAATTGGAGTTACGCTATTTCTTATTTTAACAAACAAGAATCATTTAACATCAAGATTATTTTCATATTTATTTACAGTTGTGTTATTGTATTTCTCATTAGGTATCGTCATGATGTTGGGGTTACATTATATAATTGAAGCCTTCTCGAATATATTTCAAAATAAAGTATTCAGTTGGATTATTTTTATGATAGGGATTATTTTATTTGCGGCTAGCTTTTTTATTCCTACAAATAAAAAAAATAATATTCCCAAACCTAAAAATCAAAGTGTATCCTCAATTATATTTATTGGCATCACAACTTTTTTAATTGAGGCAGGTTCAGCTTTTCCGTACTTTGCTGCTATCGGTCTGTTAACAACAAATGATATACCTTCTTATCAGTGGGTACCAATCATAGCCACCTATAATATTATTATGGTTCTACCAGCTTTGCTTATCTTTTTAGGCTATAAGTTATTTGGAAGATGGATAAATTCTAACTTAGTTAACCTTCATAATAAAATATCAAGCAGTTCGAATTCCGCCTTATCTTGGATAATGTGCATTGTTGGGCTAATATTAATTTTTAACACTCTAGATTATCTATAA
- a CDS encoding flavodoxin family protein, translating into MKIGVIYGSTREGGNAEILTEEVINSLPDVTKIKLKDYHVKDILDQRHELTGFERVEDDYDQIIEQIMDCEVLIFSTPIYWYGMTSVMKRFIDRWSQTLRDDKHPHFKEEMSRKQAYIIAVGGDHPRVKGLPLVQQFSYIFQFIGLNYKGYIVGEGVKPQDIFKDGKAIEDARKLGELLKKRVQSK; encoded by the coding sequence ATGAAAATAGGTGTCATTTATGGAAGTACTCGTGAGGGCGGAAACGCGGAAATTTTAACAGAAGAAGTCATTAACAGTCTGCCTGATGTAACGAAGATTAAATTGAAAGACTATCATGTTAAAGATATTTTGGATCAAAGGCATGAGCTGACAGGTTTTGAACGGGTAGAGGATGATTACGATCAAATTATTGAACAAATCATGGATTGTGAAGTCTTAATTTTTTCAACCCCTATCTATTGGTATGGCATGACAAGTGTGATGAAGCGATTTATTGATCGTTGGTCTCAAACTCTAAGAGACGATAAGCATCCCCATTTCAAGGAAGAAATGAGCAGAAAACAAGCATATATAATCGCGGTTGGAGGAGACCATCCGCGAGTGAAAGGTCTTCCCCTTGTGCAGCAGTTTTCTTATATTTTCCAATTTATCGGACTGAACTATAAAGGATATATAGTTGGTGAAGGCGTTAAACCTCAAGATATTTTTAAAGATGGAAAAGCGATAGAGGATGCCCGCAAGCTGGGAGAATTGTTAAAGAAGAGAGTTCAATCGAAATGA
- a CDS encoding LysR family transcriptional regulator yields MDIKQLSTFQVASETLNFTKSAEILNYAQSSVTAQIKNLEKELGVSLFERMGNKLVLTPSGEKFRVHADAIISQYQSAIEEMNGDKSLASTIVIGATESQCAYKLPDVLKAFKISFPKVRVIVKPIHKFSEIQSKLQSGELDFAFILGEAAGERNNLEILKLSKGRLVLVASPMNKAAQLNHLALENLTEETLLLTEKGCSYRNLLERTLHSKKIKFNSTFEITNIDSLKNCVKSDLGIALLPYEVVKQEVERNELNILDLLPIKEHNICHYISWHQDKKLTPLFNAFISISQKVF; encoded by the coding sequence GTGGATATAAAGCAATTATCAACATTTCAAGTCGCAAGCGAAACACTGAATTTCACCAAAAGTGCTGAAATATTAAACTATGCTCAATCGAGCGTGACTGCACAAATCAAAAACCTAGAAAAAGAACTGGGCGTAAGCCTATTCGAAAGAATGGGGAATAAATTAGTTTTAACACCATCCGGAGAGAAATTCAGAGTGCATGCAGATGCTATTATTTCCCAATACCAATCAGCAATAGAAGAAATGAATGGCGATAAAAGTTTGGCGAGTACCATTGTGATCGGTGCGACCGAAAGCCAATGTGCTTATAAACTTCCTGATGTGCTAAAAGCATTTAAAATATCCTTTCCAAAAGTTCGGGTCATCGTTAAACCCATTCATAAATTTTCAGAAATCCAATCAAAATTACAATCCGGAGAACTGGATTTTGCTTTTATATTGGGAGAAGCTGCAGGTGAAAGGAACAACTTGGAAATTTTAAAACTATCAAAGGGACGCTTAGTTTTAGTGGCTTCCCCTATGAATAAAGCGGCGCAGCTTAATCATCTGGCGTTAGAGAACTTAACCGAGGAAACACTTCTATTAACTGAAAAAGGATGCTCTTACAGAAATTTGTTAGAAAGGACGCTCCATAGCAAGAAGATAAAATTCAATTCCACTTTCGAAATTACCAATATAGATTCCTTAAAGAATTGTGTGAAATCGGACTTAGGCATTGCCCTGCTTCCCTATGAAGTTGTAAAACAAGAAGTCGAACGCAATGAATTGAATATATTAGATCTCCTTCCAATAAAAGAACATAACATCTGCCATTATATTTCATGGCATCAAGATAAGAAACTTACACCGCTCTTCAATGCATTTATTTCAATCAGCCAAAAGGTCTTTTAA
- a CDS encoding ROK family glucokinase, which yields MEEKWLVGVDLGGTTIKMAFISLEGDILHGWEIDTDKREKGLHIPAAIAASIDQKLEELEQTKNRLMGIGIGAPGPVNEKDGSIEGAINLGWGKFPLQTILERETSLPAVVENDANIAAIGEMWKGAGGGARNLICVTLGTGVGGGIIVNGEIVHGVNGAAGEIGHITSVPKDGARCNCGKQGCLETVASATGITRLAQAELSSSDQPSLLRDYDAITAKLVFDAANEGDELAKRVIHEVAFHLGLALANLANGLNPEKIVIGGGVSRAGDSLLAPLKREVARFAFPRVAQGVEIVPAALGNNAGVIGAAWLAKEKIMNKSIGQNGVLGIGHGS from the coding sequence ATGGAAGAAAAATGGCTAGTTGGTGTTGATTTAGGCGGAACCACCATTAAAATGGCTTTTATTAGTTTGGAAGGTGATATTCTGCACGGCTGGGAAATTGATACGGACAAAAGGGAAAAGGGTTTACATATTCCAGCAGCGATTGCAGCTTCCATTGATCAGAAGTTAGAGGAACTAGAACAAACGAAAAACCGGTTAATGGGGATTGGGATCGGAGCTCCGGGTCCTGTCAATGAGAAGGACGGTTCCATTGAAGGGGCTATTAATTTAGGATGGGGGAAATTCCCTTTACAAACTATTCTAGAGCGCGAAACATCCCTGCCGGCAGTGGTAGAAAACGATGCAAATATTGCTGCGATTGGTGAAATGTGGAAAGGTGCTGGCGGAGGAGCCAGAAATTTAATCTGTGTCACGTTAGGAACGGGAGTTGGCGGAGGAATTATTGTAAACGGTGAGATTGTCCACGGTGTAAATGGGGCTGCCGGTGAAATCGGCCATATTACATCTGTTCCTAAAGATGGGGCCCGCTGCAATTGCGGAAAACAGGGATGTTTAGAAACGGTAGCATCTGCTACAGGCATTACCCGCTTAGCGCAAGCAGAGCTATCTTCCTCGGATCAACCAAGTTTATTAAGAGATTATGATGCCATCACTGCTAAGTTGGTTTTTGATGCAGCCAATGAAGGAGACGAACTGGCTAAGCGAGTTATTCATGAGGTTGCGTTTCATTTAGGATTGGCATTAGCTAATTTAGCCAATGGATTAAATCCCGAAAAAATTGTGATTGGCGGTGGCGTGTCAAGAGCAGGGGACAGCTTGTTAGCCCCGCTGAAAAGGGAAGTAGCACGATTTGCATTTCCAAGGGTAGCCCAAGGTGTAGAAATTGTCCCGGCAGCACTCGGCAACAATGCGGGAGTTATTGGAGCAGCTTGGCTGGCCAAGGAGAAGATAATGAATAAATCCATCGGGCAAAATGGTGTGCTCGGGATTGGACACGGATCCTAA
- a CDS encoding LacI family DNA-binding transcriptional regulator, with amino-acid sequence MRITIKDVAKAANVTPSTVSRVIADNPRISQKTKEKVRKVMEDLGYYPNFKARHLASRITQTIGLAMPNSTDKVFQNPFFPEVIRGIGKFAHMKEYAILFSTGETEDEIYDGIVRMVQSGRVDGVILLYSRMNDKVMAFLDKKDFPYTMIGKPSDSMDKTPHVDNDNFRAAKEVTDYLLNLGHERIGFVGGKTSLMVTLDRQRGYEAALKNAGMPICQDYIVHEDFLMEGGKEAISGLLSLKEMPTALVVADDLMAFGIINTLEKLGLSVPDDISIVGFNNSLLSALSRPPLTTVDINIHDLGFQAAKILIEMIHNPDEPVKRIIVPHRLIERNSCKKYK; translated from the coding sequence TTGAGAATTACTATTAAGGATGTGGCTAAAGCGGCTAATGTTACGCCATCGACCGTATCAAGGGTTATTGCCGATAATCCGAGAATTAGTCAGAAAACAAAAGAAAAAGTGCGGAAAGTAATGGAAGACCTCGGCTATTACCCTAACTTTAAAGCCCGTCATTTGGCCAGTCGTATTACGCAAACGATTGGCCTGGCTATGCCGAATTCGACCGATAAAGTTTTTCAAAACCCGTTCTTTCCTGAGGTCATCCGCGGGATTGGTAAATTTGCCCATATGAAGGAGTACGCAATCCTGTTCTCCACTGGCGAGACGGAAGATGAGATTTATGATGGAATTGTTCGAATGGTTCAAAGCGGTCGTGTGGATGGAGTCATCTTGCTGTATTCACGGATGAATGACAAGGTAATGGCATTTCTGGATAAAAAAGATTTTCCGTATACGATGATCGGGAAGCCCTCTGATTCTATGGACAAAACTCCCCATGTAGATAATGATAATTTTAGAGCAGCAAAAGAAGTGACGGATTATTTGTTAAATCTTGGACATGAAAGGATTGGCTTTGTTGGAGGAAAGACCTCCCTAATGGTGACATTGGATCGGCAGCGGGGATATGAAGCCGCTCTAAAGAATGCTGGGATGCCAATCTGTCAAGATTATATCGTTCATGAGGATTTTTTAATGGAAGGTGGAAAAGAGGCGATTTCCGGATTATTATCCCTAAAGGAAATGCCGACGGCTTTAGTGGTTGCGGACGATTTAATGGCATTCGGAATTATCAATACGTTAGAGAAACTTGGACTTAGTGTACCGGATGATATATCGATTGTGGGCTTTAACAATTCTTTGTTATCCGCATTATCCCGGCCTCCGTTAACGACCGTTGATATCAATATCCATGATTTAGGCTTTCAGGCAGCTAAGATCTTAATAGAAATGATTCATAACCCGGATGAGCCCGTAAAGAGAATTATTGTGCCTCATCGGTTGATTGAGCGGAATTCATGCAAAAAATATAAGTGA
- a CDS encoding PTS sugar transporter subunit IIA yields the protein MFQSWFKQKKESICAPLTGKVVLLESVPDPVFSQKMMGDGVAIIPTNNQVFSPVDGEIMNVFPTKHAISLRSKAGAELLIHMGLETVNLKGDGFNVLVHEGAQVKQGEPIAEFDIEKVSSHGNDVITPIILVNGDSFKIENRQSNQDTAGGKEIIMEIAKI from the coding sequence ATGTTTCAATCATGGTTTAAACAAAAGAAGGAGTCGATCTGCGCTCCTTTAACAGGAAAAGTGGTTTTACTTGAGTCCGTTCCCGATCCTGTCTTTTCTCAAAAAATGATGGGAGACGGGGTGGCGATTATCCCTACAAACAATCAGGTTTTTTCACCAGTGGACGGCGAGATCATGAATGTATTTCCAACTAAGCACGCAATCAGTCTGCGTTCCAAAGCTGGTGCAGAGCTCTTAATTCATATGGGGTTAGAAACGGTCAATTTAAAAGGCGACGGATTCAATGTGCTGGTTCATGAGGGTGCTCAAGTTAAACAAGGGGAGCCAATTGCAGAATTTGATATTGAGAAGGTATCAAGCCATGGGAACGATGTGATTACCCCTATCATCCTTGTAAACGGCGATAGCTTTAAGATAGAAAATAGACAGAGCAATCAAGACACAGCGGGCGGCAAAGAGATTATAATGGAGATAGCCAAAATTTAA
- a CDS encoding endonuclease/exonuclease/phosphatase family protein, with protein sequence MKLLTLNCHSWMEEDQLEKIKILAETIKERSYDVIALQEVSQPIDSESINERIKQDNFILVLLDELKKLGITDYQYFWDFSHIGYGMYEEGVALLTKHPIEEKNSFFLTQSEDTNNWKARKIAGIKIRFQNQSIAFYSCHLGWWEDKEEPFTIQADTLCKKAGKDAKYFLMGDFNNDANVSGEGYDYLLSKGLYDTYQLAKKKDGGATVRGKIAGWEENQQALRVDYIFSSFPVEVEESCVIFNGKHKPVISDHFGVEVTI encoded by the coding sequence TTGAAATTATTAACTTTAAATTGCCATTCCTGGATGGAGGAAGATCAACTCGAAAAAATTAAAATTTTAGCTGAAACGATTAAGGAAAGATCCTATGATGTTATAGCGCTGCAGGAAGTGAGTCAGCCGATCGATTCAGAAAGTATAAACGAACGGATAAAACAAGATAATTTTATTCTGGTCCTCCTTGATGAATTAAAAAAGCTTGGAATTACGGATTATCAGTATTTCTGGGATTTTTCGCATATCGGATATGGCATGTATGAAGAGGGGGTTGCCCTGCTAACGAAGCACCCGATTGAAGAAAAAAACTCTTTCTTTTTGACTCAATCCGAAGATACAAATAATTGGAAAGCAAGAAAAATTGCAGGGATCAAAATCCGTTTTCAAAATCAGTCTATTGCTTTTTATTCTTGCCATCTCGGCTGGTGGGAGGATAAAGAAGAGCCGTTTACAATACAGGCCGATACGCTATGTAAAAAAGCAGGCAAAGATGCAAAGTATTTTCTAATGGGAGACTTTAATAACGATGCCAATGTTAGCGGAGAAGGATACGATTATTTGTTGAGTAAAGGCCTTTATGATACGTACCAATTAGCCAAAAAGAAGGATGGCGGAGCAACGGTGAGAGGGAAGATTGCCGGCTGGGAGGAAAACCAGCAAGCTTTGCGAGTGGACTATATCTTTTCCAGCTTTCCGGTTGAAGTCGAAGAATCCTGTGTTATATTTAACGGGAAACACAAGCCGGTTATTTCGGATCATTTTGGCGTAGAGGTTACGATTTAA
- a CDS encoding PTS transporter subunit IIBC — translation MKKLKSFDFWQKFGKALLVVVAVMPAAGIMISLGKLVGMLGADIAVLTTIASVIEGIGWGIIGNLHVLFAVAIGGSWAKERAGGAFAALIAFILINRITGAIFGVNNEMLGDAEATVSSLFGSELVVKDYFISVLGAPALNMGVFIGIISGFLGANLFNKYYNYDKLPQSLAFFNGKRFVPFVVIVGSIVTAIILSIVWPFIQGLLNDFGRWIATSRDTAPIVAPFVFGALERLLLPFGLHHMLTVPINYTELGGTYTILTGSSAGTTVAGQDPLWLAWISDLNNLLAAGDTEGYKALLQDVTPARFKVGQMILSCASLIGIALAMYRNVDKDKRAKYKSMFFSAGLAVFLTGVTEPIEFMFMFIAPALYVAYAIMTGLAFAVVDLVHIRIHSFGLIELLTRTPMIIKAGLWLDLLYFVVACIVFFALNFTVANFMIKKFKYATPGRLGNYIEEETGQASSSEQREEDNSQAAAIIGLLGGKGNIEDVDACMTRLRVTVKDVDAVASEQQWKQYGALGLIIKGKGVQAIYGPKADVLKSDINDRLGG, via the coding sequence ATGAAGAAACTTAAATCTTTTGATTTTTGGCAAAAGTTCGGTAAAGCTTTACTCGTTGTGGTAGCTGTTATGCCAGCAGCCGGAATCATGATTTCACTTGGAAAGTTAGTAGGAATGCTAGGAGCGGATATAGCTGTCTTAACCACGATTGCCTCCGTGATAGAGGGGATTGGCTGGGGGATTATCGGAAATCTTCATGTGCTATTCGCTGTGGCTATCGGCGGATCTTGGGCGAAAGAACGTGCCGGCGGGGCTTTTGCTGCCTTAATTGCTTTTATTTTAATTAATCGAATCACTGGTGCGATTTTCGGTGTCAATAACGAAATGTTAGGGGATGCTGAAGCTACGGTTTCTTCCCTGTTCGGCAGCGAATTAGTGGTAAAAGATTATTTTATTTCTGTTCTTGGTGCGCCAGCACTGAATATGGGGGTTTTTATTGGGATCATTTCCGGATTCTTAGGAGCCAACTTATTTAATAAATATTATAATTATGACAAACTACCACAATCCTTGGCCTTCTTTAACGGGAAACGATTCGTACCGTTTGTTGTCATTGTTGGGTCGATTGTAACGGCTATCATTCTATCAATTGTATGGCCGTTTATTCAAGGGCTGCTAAATGATTTTGGCCGCTGGATTGCAACATCACGTGACACAGCACCGATTGTTGCTCCATTTGTTTTTGGCGCGTTAGAGCGTTTATTGCTTCCTTTCGGTTTACATCATATGCTGACCGTTCCAATAAACTATACGGAGCTGGGAGGAACGTATACCATCTTAACTGGTTCAAGTGCCGGGACTACGGTTGCTGGACAGGATCCGTTATGGCTGGCATGGATTTCTGACTTAAATAACTTACTCGCAGCAGGAGACACAGAAGGCTATAAAGCATTGCTGCAGGATGTGACGCCTGCCCGCTTTAAAGTAGGGCAAATGATTCTATCCTGTGCATCCTTAATCGGTATAGCATTAGCCATGTATCGCAATGTCGATAAAGATAAACGGGCTAAATACAAGTCTATGTTCTTCTCTGCTGGATTAGCAGTATTTTTAACAGGTGTAACGGAACCAATTGAATTCATGTTCATGTTTATTGCGCCAGCCCTTTACGTAGCCTATGCGATTATGACAGGATTAGCATTTGCAGTTGTCGATCTGGTTCATATCCGAATCCACTCCTTCGGCCTTATCGAGCTTTTAACCCGAACACCTATGATTATAAAAGCGGGCCTATGGTTAGATCTCTTATATTTTGTTGTAGCATGCATCGTTTTCTTCGCGTTAAACTTTACGGTGGCGAATTTCATGATTAAAAAGTTTAAATATGCTACCCCTGGTCGCTTAGGAAACTATATTGAAGAAGAAACTGGACAAGCTTCATCAAGCGAACAGAGGGAAGAGGACAACTCACAAGCAGCAGCCATCATCGGTCTGCTGGGAGGGAAAGGAAATATCGAGGATGTCGATGCGTGTATGACACGTCTCCGTGTAACGGTAAAAGATGTGGATGCCGTAGCTTCTGAACAGCAATGGAAGCAATATGGCGCATTAGGCTTAATCATCAAAGGAAAGGGTGTTCAAGCCATCTACGGTCCAAAAGCCGATGTGTTAAAATCAGATATAAATGACCGTTTAGGAGGGTAA
- a CDS encoding glycoside hydrolase family 13 protein — translation MKRTWWKEAVAYQIYPRSFMDSNGDGIGDIQGVISKLDYLKNFGIDVIWICPIYSSPNDDNGYDISDYKGIMEEFGTMADFDQLLTEVHNRGMKLVMDLVINHTSDEHPWFIESRSSKDNPYRDYYIWHPGKNGKEPNNWESIFGGSAWEYDPKTEEYYMHVFSRKQPDLNWENPNVRKDLYEMINWWLDKGIDGFRVDAISHIKKVPGFPDLPNPKNLEYVPSFEGHMNREGIDVFLQELKRETFAKYDIMTIGEANGVEADHAEEWVGEENGIFNMVFQFEHLDLWGKSITGGIDLQALKETFQNWQTKLDGIGWNALFLENHDQPRSVSTWGNDGVWREKSAKCLATMYFLMQGTPFIYQGQEIGMTNVKFSSIDDYNDVAIKNMYHNGIKAGMSHEELMRIIWKNGRDNSRTPMQWTDGANAGFTTGRPWLKVNPNCVEINVESALKNADSIYHYYKKLIQLRKENLTLIYGSFELVMAKHSQIFAYTRTLKDETFLIMTNLFAKETEYELPPEWKDKGLELLMFNYEIESHVNRHKGSLKPFEARVYRLT, via the coding sequence ATGAAGAGAACATGGTGGAAAGAAGCAGTCGCATACCAAATTTATCCCCGTAGCTTTATGGATTCAAATGGCGACGGGATTGGCGATATTCAAGGTGTTATTTCCAAGTTGGATTATTTAAAGAATTTTGGAATTGATGTCATCTGGATTTGTCCAATTTATTCTTCGCCTAATGATGATAACGGTTACGATATTAGTGACTACAAAGGAATAATGGAAGAATTCGGAACGATGGCTGATTTTGATCAGCTGTTAACAGAGGTCCATAATCGCGGAATGAAATTAGTTATGGATTTAGTGATTAATCATACTTCTGATGAACATCCCTGGTTTATTGAATCTCGTTCTTCTAAGGATAATCCGTATAGAGACTATTATATTTGGCACCCGGGCAAAAACGGGAAAGAGCCGAATAACTGGGAGTCGATATTTGGAGGTTCTGCATGGGAATATGATCCGAAGACTGAGGAATATTATATGCATGTCTTCTCCCGTAAGCAGCCAGATTTAAATTGGGAGAATCCTAATGTTCGAAAAGATTTATATGAAATGATCAATTGGTGGCTCGATAAAGGAATTGATGGTTTTCGGGTGGATGCTATTTCTCATATTAAAAAAGTGCCTGGATTCCCGGATTTGCCGAATCCGAAGAACCTCGAATACGTTCCATCTTTTGAAGGGCATATGAACCGTGAGGGAATTGACGTTTTTCTCCAAGAGTTAAAGCGTGAAACCTTTGCTAAATACGATATCATGACCATCGGGGAAGCAAATGGGGTTGAGGCAGATCACGCAGAAGAATGGGTTGGAGAAGAGAACGGTATTTTTAACATGGTTTTTCAATTTGAGCACTTAGATCTTTGGGGAAAAAGCATAACAGGCGGAATTGATCTTCAAGCCTTGAAGGAAACCTTTCAAAATTGGCAGACAAAACTCGATGGAATTGGATGGAATGCATTATTCCTGGAAAATCATGACCAGCCCCGCTCCGTTTCGACTTGGGGAAATGATGGAGTATGGCGGGAGAAATCTGCTAAATGTCTAGCAACCATGTACTTTTTAATGCAGGGAACGCCATTTATTTATCAAGGGCAAGAAATTGGGATGACCAATGTGAAGTTTTCTTCCATTGATGATTATAATGATGTTGCAATTAAAAACATGTATCACAATGGAATAAAAGCTGGCATGAGTCATGAGGAATTAATGAGGATCATATGGAAAAATGGCCGTGATAATTCAAGAACACCGATGCAATGGACGGACGGTGCCAATGCAGGTTTTACGACAGGCCGGCCATGGTTAAAGGTAAACCCGAATTGTGTTGAAATCAATGTTGAGAGTGCGCTGAAGAACGCGGACTCGATCTATCACTATTATAAGAAGCTTATTCAGCTGCGAAAAGAAAATCTGACTTTAATATACGGGAGTTTTGAACTAGTAATGGCCAAACACAGCCAAATATTTGCCTACACGAGAACATTAAAAGACGAAACATTTTTAATTATGACAAATCTTTTTGCGAAAGAGACAGAATATGAGCTTCCGCCTGAATGGAAAGATAAAGGTTTGGAACTTTTAATGTTCAATTATGAAATAGAATCGCATGTGAATCGTCACAAAGGCAGCTTAAAACCGTTTGAAGCAAGAGTGTATCGGCTTACATGA